One genomic region from Leptospira hartskeerlii encodes:
- a CDS encoding SEFIR domain-containing protein, with protein MQPKVFISYSWTSQQHQNTIKDWAEQLLADGVDILFDLFDLREGNDKYAYMEKMVTDPNVTHVLAFCDKKYKAKADSRESGVGTESQIISNEIYTKVEQSKFIPIVCEKDEEGNEYLPIFFKNLIWIDFSSPELISENWEKLIRLLYGKPLHEKPQLGKPPLYITQDSITPSSPLKHKFNMFKQALLNDKRNKGSLRDDFLEEGINYIDLLRIRREPNASSFAEKILEDFSKLCTVRNSIIEWLNLELQVTDQEELVEMLLSFLDKILELKSKPKEVNRWSENWFDAHSMFANELFLYIVALLTRKRSYFLLKAIFNNPYLIPETESRSRLFDNFGYFYSYSETINQYLVKKDNTNYNSPSGEIFKRNANSEIVSFSDLIQGELLVLLMTYLRDDIHWYPQTLFYQQSGSRFNFFIMLSKKSEFSKFQILIDNPDPKLIKEAVLSKILGIHFNGHIRSYIVNSITSGLNLENLNTV; from the coding sequence ATGCAACCAAAAGTATTTATTTCCTATAGTTGGACATCTCAACAACATCAAAATACGATAAAAGATTGGGCAGAACAATTGCTCGCAGATGGCGTCGATATTCTTTTTGACCTCTTTGATCTCAGGGAAGGAAATGATAAGTATGCCTACATGGAGAAAATGGTTACTGATCCAAATGTAACACACGTATTAGCCTTTTGTGATAAAAAATATAAAGCTAAGGCTGATTCCAGAGAATCGGGCGTCGGAACGGAATCACAAATTATTTCAAATGAAATATATACTAAAGTAGAGCAGTCGAAATTTATTCCGATCGTATGCGAAAAAGATGAAGAGGGTAATGAATACCTCCCAATCTTCTTTAAAAATCTAATTTGGATCGATTTTTCATCTCCAGAGTTGATTAGTGAAAATTGGGAAAAATTGATTAGACTTTTATACGGAAAACCATTACATGAAAAACCCCAACTCGGAAAACCTCCGCTTTATATAACCCAAGATTCAATAACTCCTTCCTCTCCATTAAAACATAAATTCAATATGTTTAAACAAGCTTTACTGAATGATAAAAGAAATAAGGGTTCATTGAGGGATGACTTCTTGGAGGAAGGTATTAATTATATAGATTTACTAAGAATAAGAAGAGAACCTAATGCGTCTTCATTTGCTGAGAAAATACTAGAAGATTTTAGTAAACTATGTACAGTAAGAAATTCAATTATCGAATGGCTTAATTTAGAATTACAAGTTACCGATCAAGAAGAGTTAGTTGAAATGTTGCTTTCATTTTTAGACAAAATTCTTGAACTAAAGTCCAAGCCGAAAGAAGTTAATAGATGGAGTGAGAATTGGTTTGATGCACATTCAATGTTTGCGAATGAATTATTTTTATATATTGTTGCTTTATTAACCCGAAAGCGATCTTATTTCTTGTTAAAAGCGATTTTTAATAACCCGTATTTAATTCCTGAGACTGAAAGTAGATCTAGATTGTTTGACAATTTTGGTTACTTTTATTCATATTCTGAAACGATTAATCAATACTTAGTTAAAAAAGATAATACAAATTATAATAGTCCTTCTGGTGAAATATTTAAACGCAACGCGAATTCAGAGATTGTTTCGTTTTCGGACTTGATACAAGGTGAATTACTCGTATTACTCATGACCTATCTTAGAGATGATATTCATTGGTACCCTCAAACGTTATTTTACCAGCAATCCGGTTCTAGATTTAATTTTTTTATAATGCTCTCAAAAAAAAGCGAGTTTTCAAAGTTCCAGATACTAATTGATAACCCTGATCCAAAATTGATTAAGGAAGCAGTTTTATCTAAAATTCTCGGAATTCACTTTAATGGGCATATTAGATCTTATATCGTAAATAGCATAACATCCGGATTAAATTTAGAAAATTTAAACACTGTATAA